Proteins encoded within one genomic window of Spirulina major PCC 6313:
- a CDS encoding proton extrusion protein PcxA, with product MKLRNLVRNVRRWYVETPERALDEAYQAALKIKAIEDEHFQGQAVGFATASDYSDRVLSYFKAEVKNNITAINVRLAEFRATRIFLGGSDRPTSLFYDTTIQERSAIIIEKLNFIDGILAHYTPPTQPDPKKALSLTTIPPQSQAAVPQDPQKKNFWGKASPPVPVPPSDRPAKPNLSSAAEKTGAVPRSILNTFSRVKRELDPQSLGTEGEVVQKFRQARDRTAIAVKFLLLLVIIPLLTHQITKTFLIAPIIEQNFFSHTSDIVFLNQDLQAEAFVELEQYEKSLRLSTMLGLTPPLSESEREEKVKEKAIEVAEEYRHAGANAVSNIFADLCSLLAFAGVIVASRREIQILKDFIDEIIYGLSDSAKAFLIILFTDMFVGFHSPHGWEVILEGISHHFGLPESREFNFLFIATFPVILDTVLKYWIFRYLNRISPSAVATYKTMNE from the coding sequence ATGAAACTCCGTAATCTTGTTCGGAACGTGAGACGGTGGTATGTAGAGACCCCAGAGCGGGCCTTAGATGAAGCATATCAGGCAGCATTGAAAATTAAAGCCATCGAGGACGAGCATTTTCAGGGTCAAGCGGTGGGGTTCGCGACGGCATCGGACTACAGCGATCGCGTCCTCTCCTATTTCAAAGCCGAAGTTAAAAACAACATCACGGCGATCAACGTGCGCCTCGCGGAATTTCGCGCCACACGGATCTTCTTGGGGGGGAGCGATCGCCCCACCTCCCTCTTTTACGACACCACCATCCAAGAACGCTCCGCCATCATCATCGAAAAACTCAACTTCATCGACGGCATCCTCGCCCACTACACCCCCCCCACCCAGCCCGACCCCAAAAAAGCCCTCTCCCTCACCACCATCCCCCCCCAATCCCAAGCCGCTGTTCCCCAAGATCCCCAGAAAAAAAACTTTTGGGGCAAAGCATCCCCCCCGGTTCCCGTCCCGCCTAGCGATCGCCCCGCCAAACCTAACCTCTCCAGCGCCGCCGAAAAAACCGGAGCCGTCCCCCGCTCCATCCTCAACACCTTCAGCCGCGTCAAACGGGAACTCGACCCCCAATCCCTCGGCACCGAAGGGGAAGTGGTGCAAAAATTTCGCCAAGCCCGCGATCGCACTGCGATCGCCGTTAAATTCCTCCTCCTCTTGGTGATCATCCCCCTCCTCACCCACCAAATCACCAAAACCTTCCTGATTGCACCGATCATCGAACAAAACTTCTTCTCCCACACCAGCGACATCGTCTTTCTCAACCAAGACCTCCAAGCAGAAGCCTTCGTCGAACTAGAGCAATACGAAAAAAGCCTCCGCCTCAGCACCATGCTCGGCCTTACGCCCCCCCTTTCCGAGTCAGAGCGTGAAGAAAAAGTTAAAGAGAAAGCGATCGAAGTCGCCGAGGAATATCGCCACGCAGGAGCCAATGCTGTCTCCAACATCTTCGCGGATCTCTGTTCTCTTCTCGCCTTTGCCGGGGTCATCGTCGCCAGTCGCCGCGAAATTCAAATCCTCAAAGACTTCATTGATGAAATCATTTACGGCCTCAGCGATTCCGCCAAAGCCTTTTTAATCATTCTCTTTACCGATATGTTCGTCGGCTTCCACTCCCCCCACGGTTGGGAAGTCATTCTAGAAGGCATCTCCCATCACTTCGGCCTCCCCGAAAGCCGCGAATTCAATTTCCTCTTCATCGCCACCTTCCCCGTGATCCTCGACACAGTTTTAAAATACTGGATTTTCCGCTACCTCAACCGCATTTCCCCCTCCGCCGTCGCCACCTACAAAACCATGAACGAGTAG
- a CDS encoding AIPR family protein encodes MNINASIIDQRLASVMETIRPQAIQELGIRDETRLKSLAFVYLCVQTLLDLEADETFDCLTEGGGDFGVDAMHISEELDGEFTVSLFQAKYKSKLTGDANFPETGITSVINAIQSLFNPAARLDAINQRLLVKVEAARSLIRDGYIPQVRVLACSNGLSWNAAAQEAIARAGFGEQVTWEHVNHDRLVKILQASRPVRETLQLSGKAIVEDMNFSRVLVGKIAVTEIATLIERHGERLLERNIRRYLGLQGNRVNEGIRETLMSEEKQNFYFYNNGVTLTCDNFSYNALQSGDYQVRVENLQIINGGQTCMTIFKTAQEPNLLYHNTHAYVLLRLYQLPPENEELVQQITYAANSQNPVDLKDLRANDQRQQQLELDLEQLGFTYRRKRSHTSVRPADITSSVAAVAVLAVWRQKPHQAKFFSREHFGKLYDVIFTDQLNGTQVAIAVQLYRLAENRRKRPDPDDPLFVRYASCFIAMQMGRRVLAALNCSLDMVSHHQFKPAQQLIEQQGGAYFTAAVQDIQRALQRLYGSQDLSLQQLAATFRRGDLISILQAEERVSESGR; translated from the coding sequence ATGAATATCAACGCTTCTATCATTGATCAGCGTCTTGCCTCAGTCATGGAGACGATTCGCCCACAAGCCATTCAAGAACTAGGCATTCGTGATGAAACTCGACTGAAATCATTGGCGTTTGTCTACCTCTGTGTGCAAACCCTTTTAGATTTAGAAGCGGATGAGACGTTTGATTGTTTAACCGAGGGAGGTGGGGATTTCGGGGTTGATGCCATGCATATTTCTGAGGAATTAGATGGAGAATTTACGGTCAGTTTATTTCAGGCTAAATACAAGTCTAAATTAACCGGAGATGCCAATTTCCCCGAAACTGGGATTACCAGTGTGATTAACGCGATTCAGTCTCTGTTTAATCCCGCCGCCCGCCTTGATGCGATCAATCAACGTTTGCTTGTGAAAGTCGAAGCCGCCCGGAGTTTAATTCGCGATGGCTATATTCCGCAGGTGCGGGTGTTGGCCTGTAGTAACGGTTTAAGCTGGAACGCCGCAGCCCAGGAGGCGATCGCACGAGCCGGATTTGGGGAGCAAGTGACCTGGGAACATGTTAACCACGATCGCTTGGTGAAAATTCTGCAAGCATCGCGGCCGGTGCGGGAAACATTGCAACTGAGTGGGAAAGCGATCGTTGAAGATATGAATTTTAGCCGCGTGCTCGTGGGAAAAATTGCGGTCACTGAAATTGCTACTCTCATTGAGCGACATGGGGAACGTTTACTAGAGCGTAATATTCGCCGCTATTTAGGCTTACAAGGCAACCGCGTCAACGAGGGAATTCGTGAAACATTGATGAGTGAGGAAAAGCAGAATTTCTATTTTTACAATAATGGCGTGACGCTGACCTGTGATAATTTTTCCTACAACGCTTTGCAAAGTGGTGACTATCAGGTGCGGGTTGAGAATTTACAAATCATCAACGGCGGTCAAACCTGCATGACGATTTTTAAAACGGCTCAGGAACCCAATTTGCTCTATCACAACACCCACGCTTATGTTTTGTTGCGCCTGTATCAACTCCCCCCGGAAAATGAAGAGTTAGTCCAACAAATCACCTATGCAGCGAACAGTCAAAATCCCGTAGATCTCAAGGATTTACGAGCTAATGATCAACGACAACAACAGTTAGAACTAGATCTTGAGCAGTTGGGGTTTACCTATCGGCGGAAGCGTTCTCACACCAGTGTTCGGCCCGCTGATATTACGTCAAGTGTTGCGGCGGTGGCGGTGCTGGCCGTGTGGAGACAAAAACCCCATCAGGCTAAATTTTTCTCCCGTGAGCATTTCGGCAAACTCTACGATGTGATTTTTACTGACCAACTGAATGGAACCCAAGTGGCGATCGCGGTTCAACTATATCGCCTGGCGGAAAATCGCCGTAAACGCCCTGATCCTGATGACCCGCTGTTTGTGCGTTATGCCTCCTGTTTTATTGCGATGCAAATGGGGCGGCGCGTGCTGGCGGCGTTGAACTGTTCCCTAGACATGGTGAGCCATCACCAATTCAAACCCGCTCAACAGTTGATTGAGCAACAGGGTGGGGCCTATTTTACGGCGGCAGTCCAGGATATTCAGCGGGCATTGCAGCGGCTTTACGGCTCACAAGACCTGTCCTTGCAGCAGCTTGCGGCAACGTTTCGGCGGGGCGATTTGATCAGTATTCTTCAGGCTGAGGAACGGGTTAGCGAAAGTGGCAGGTGA
- the sodX gene encoding nickel-type superoxide dismutase maturation protease: MALPDCSGWEFSLWLLRRRRRWRVEGRSMLPLLEPGDEVLVNPRAYQQRSPQVGDIAIVQHPHRPALQMVKRVGEILPTPTGAEFWIYGDNPGESTDSRQFGPVARSHLLGRITCHFR, translated from the coding sequence ATGGCATTACCGGATTGTTCGGGCTGGGAATTTAGCTTGTGGCTGTTGCGGCGGCGGCGGCGGTGGCGCGTTGAGGGGCGATCGATGCTGCCCCTGTTGGAGCCGGGGGACGAGGTGCTGGTGAATCCGAGGGCCTATCAGCAGCGATCGCCCCAGGTCGGGGACATTGCGATCGTGCAGCATCCCCACCGGCCCGCGTTGCAGATGGTGAAGCGGGTCGGGGAAATTCTACCCACACCCACCGGCGCTGAATTTTGGATCTACGGCGACAATCCAGGGGAAAGCACCGATAGCCGCCAGTTTGGCCCCGTAGCGCGATCGCACCTCCTCGGCCGCATCACCTGCCACTTTCGCTAA
- the sodN gene encoding superoxide dismutase, Ni, which produces MLKHIISTLKQAAPATDAVQAHCDGPCGVYDPSAARITAEAVLSMTKKILDLQSDGDAVKYQNTLSRYIAIKEEQAQKTKEELLILWTDYFKPVHLEQFPDLHDTFWKATKLCSACKVEVSKEHAEELMAAVQKIHTMFWSSKGKDVAWVTAS; this is translated from the coding sequence ATGCTGAAGCACATCATTTCCACCCTCAAGCAAGCAGCACCGGCCACCGATGCTGTTCAGGCGCACTGTGACGGCCCCTGCGGCGTTTACGATCCGTCTGCGGCTCGGATCACGGCTGAAGCTGTATTATCCATGACCAAGAAGATTTTGGACTTGCAATCTGACGGTGATGCTGTGAAGTACCAAAACACCCTCTCGCGCTACATCGCCATCAAAGAAGAGCAAGCCCAAAAAACCAAAGAAGAATTGCTCATTCTCTGGACGGACTATTTCAAGCCGGTTCATCTCGAACAATTCCCCGACCTCCACGACACCTTCTGGAAAGCCACCAAACTCTGCTCCGCGTGCAAAGTGGAAGTGAGCAAAGAGCACGCTGAAGAACTGATGGCGGCGGTTCAAAAGATTCACACCATGTTCTGGAGCAGCAAAGGCAAAGATGTGGCATGGGTCACCGCTAGCTAA
- a CDS encoding D-Ala-D-Ala carboxypeptidase family metallohydrolase: MAILTLDQRNYYYVLEAERTGIHKSILAALDQVQRSPTLENDDTGLGLTHTDPPLDTFALQVQYAANTIRTLTDRLIDQGWKSSDLWDTVQGRYSDRVLAVIAGGYTPAVEDTAVGTLATCDPTALKNAYLDDIEQEWTPDSQAELDPQLLTLIERIPEYYLGLSHQRRGLIEVVRIWRKLDSQRAAVESLARETKQSIQQFAEDDLDIALKQFIQRISPYYAGFPHQREALLRLTQYWRQLPSRAAAIASLAESTRPDSDLHLFDPALLDFTQRIPRYYEGTGAQRNALTEGFRVWRQLNSRQTALAALGIDPERLNAAGSDQGALSAIATELDRELLNFVRRIPLAYRETHQQREALIRLVQLWRGLKTREQTLSALTNDLKRLEQDPPAIETPALIVPQRPDRWTPQTIELTLSIVPNGNFTWTEATKGGTRMPTSQTTVDAIVRVAKLAQQARDRVNRPFLVTSWYRPPHINRAVGGVSDSRHIVGDAIDFVCEGLSGNQLYWLLDPWWPGGLGRYTRFPHLCHIDARSYRARWTH; this comes from the coding sequence ATGGCGATCTTGACCCTCGATCAACGCAATTACTACTATGTGCTAGAGGCCGAGCGCACGGGGATTCACAAATCAATTTTGGCGGCATTGGATCAGGTGCAGCGATCGCCCACCCTCGAAAATGACGATACTGGGTTAGGCCTCACCCATACTGACCCGCCCCTCGATACCTTTGCCCTCCAAGTCCAATACGCCGCCAACACGATCCGCACCCTCACCGATCGCCTCATTGACCAGGGTTGGAAAAGTAGCGACCTCTGGGACACGGTGCAGGGGCGGTATAGCGATCGCGTCTTGGCCGTGATTGCCGGGGGCTATACCCCCGCCGTGGAAGATACCGCCGTCGGAACCCTCGCCACCTGCGACCCGACCGCGTTGAAAAATGCCTATCTCGACGACATCGAACAGGAATGGACACCCGATTCTCAAGCCGAACTCGATCCGCAACTCCTCACCCTGATTGAACGCATCCCGGAATATTATCTCGGCTTGTCCCACCAACGGCGCGGCTTAATTGAAGTGGTGCGGATTTGGCGCAAACTGGACAGCCAACGGGCGGCGGTGGAATCGTTGGCACGGGAAACGAAGCAATCGATTCAACAGTTTGCCGAGGATGATCTTGATATTGCCCTGAAGCAGTTTATTCAACGGATTTCGCCCTATTACGCGGGTTTTCCCCACCAACGGGAAGCCCTGCTGCGGTTGACGCAATATTGGCGACAATTGCCAAGTCGTGCCGCTGCGATCGCCTCCCTGGCCGAAAGCACCCGCCCGGATTCTGACCTGCACCTTTTCGATCCCGCCCTCCTCGACTTTACCCAACGCATCCCCCGCTATTACGAAGGCACCGGGGCGCAACGGAACGCCCTCACCGAAGGGTTTCGGGTTTGGCGGCAGTTAAATTCGCGGCAGACGGCTCTGGCGGCCTTGGGGATTGACCCGGAACGACTGAACGCGGCAGGGTCGGATCAAGGGGCATTAAGTGCGATCGCCACCGAACTGGATCGCGAACTGCTCAACTTTGTGCGCCGCATCCCCCTCGCCTACCGCGAAACCCACCAACAACGGGAAGCCCTGATCCGCCTCGTCCAACTCTGGCGCGGCCTAAAAACCCGTGAGCAAACCCTCAGCGCCCTCACCAACGACCTCAAACGCCTCGAACAAGATCCCCCCGCCATCGAAACCCCCGCCCTGATCGTGCCCCAACGCCCCGATCGCTGGACACCCCAAACCATTGAACTCACCCTCAGCATTGTCCCCAACGGGAACTTTACCTGGACGGAAGCCACCAAAGGCGGCACGCGGATGCCCACGAGCCAAACCACCGTAGATGCGATCGTCCGGGTGGCCAAACTCGCCCAACAGGCCCGCGATCGCGTCAATCGTCCCTTCCTCGTCACCAGTTGGTATCGCCCGCCCCACATCAACCGCGCCGTGGGTGGAGTCAGTGACAGCCGCCACATTGTCGGCGATGCGATCGATTTCGTCTGCGAAGGCTTAAGCGGCAATCAACTCTATTGGCTCCTTGACCCCTGGTGGCCCGGCGGTCTCGGTCGCTATACCCGGTTCCCCCACCTCTGCCACATTGATGCCCGCAGCTATCGCGCCCGCTGGACCCATTAG
- a CDS encoding NAD(P)H-quinone oxidoreductase subunit N, with product MDLSNDLAAQLNAGAILPEGLVIVTLMAVLVIDLIVGRKASSWLPYVAIAGLFATVAALVLQWDNPNPLAFFDSFNSDDLSVIFRGIIALSTVITILMSIRYIEQSGTSLAEFMAIMLTATLGAMFLSGANDLVMIFVSLETLSISSYLMTGYTKRDPRSNEAALKYLLIGAASSAIFLYGVSLLYGLSGGETNLTQIAAQLAQGDSGQALGLAIALVFSIAGIAFKISAVPFHQWTPDVYEGSPTPVVAFLSVGSKAAGFALALRMLLTAFESVTVEWHFIFTALAILSMILGNVVALAQTSMKRMLAYSSIAQAGFVMLGMIAGTEAGYASMVFYLLIYLFMNLGAFTCVILFSLRTGTDQISDYAGLYQKDALLTLALSICLLSLGGIPPMAGFFGKIYLFWAGWQAGLYGLVLLGLVTSVISIYYYIRVIKMMVVKEPQEMSDAVQNYPPIRWNLTGMRPLQVGIVFSLVATSLAGILSNPLLTLANNSITQTDLFQGVNIPTLEVVAQVSSPPDELSE from the coding sequence ATGGATTTGTCTAACGATCTTGCCGCGCAGCTTAATGCTGGGGCAATTCTTCCGGAAGGGCTGGTGATCGTCACGTTGATGGCTGTGCTGGTCATTGATCTGATTGTGGGGCGCAAAGCGTCATCCTGGCTTCCCTATGTGGCGATCGCGGGCCTATTCGCCACCGTCGCCGCCCTCGTCTTGCAATGGGATAATCCTAACCCCCTTGCCTTCTTTGACAGTTTCAACAGTGATGACCTCAGCGTCATTTTTCGAGGCATCATCGCCCTGTCCACGGTGATCACGATCCTGATGTCGATCCGCTACATCGAACAATCAGGAACCTCCCTCGCAGAGTTCATGGCGATCATGCTCACCGCCACCCTCGGCGCAATGTTCCTCTCTGGGGCCAATGACCTAGTGATGATCTTTGTGTCCTTGGAAACCTTGAGTATTTCCTCATACCTGATGACGGGCTACACCAAGCGTGACCCCCGTTCCAACGAAGCCGCCTTAAAATATCTCCTGATTGGCGCGGCCAGTTCAGCGATTTTTCTCTATGGCGTGTCGTTACTCTACGGGCTATCTGGTGGAGAAACGAACCTCACCCAAATTGCGGCCCAGTTAGCCCAAGGCGATAGTGGCCAAGCCCTGGGGTTAGCGATCGCCCTCGTCTTCAGCATCGCCGGGATTGCCTTTAAAATCTCCGCTGTCCCCTTCCACCAATGGACTCCCGATGTCTACGAAGGCTCCCCTACTCCGGTGGTGGCCTTCCTCTCCGTCGGCTCCAAAGCGGCTGGGTTTGCCCTCGCCCTGCGGATGCTGCTCACCGCCTTTGAATCCGTCACGGTGGAATGGCATTTCATCTTCACCGCCCTCGCCATCCTCAGCATGATCCTGGGCAACGTCGTCGCCCTCGCCCAAACCAGCATGAAACGGATGCTCGCCTATTCCTCCATCGCCCAAGCCGGGTTTGTGATGTTGGGGATGATCGCCGGCACCGAAGCCGGGTACGCCAGCATGGTGTTTTACCTGCTGATCTACCTGTTCATGAACTTGGGCGCGTTCACCTGTGTGATTCTCTTCTCCCTGCGCACGGGGACGGATCAAATCAGCGACTACGCCGGTCTTTATCAAAAAGATGCCCTCTTAACCTTGGCGTTGAGCATTTGCCTGTTGTCCCTCGGTGGGATTCCCCCCATGGCGGGCTTCTTCGGCAAGATTTATCTCTTCTGGGCCGGTTGGCAAGCAGGTCTCTATGGCTTAGTGTTGCTGGGCTTGGTCACCAGTGTGATCTCGATTTACTACTACATCCGCGTCATCAAAATGATGGTGGTGAAAGAACCCCAAGAAATGTCCGATGCGGTGCAAAATTACCCCCCGATTCGCTGGAATTTAACGGGAATGCGCCCCTTACAAGTGGGGATTGTGTTTTCGTTGGTTGCCACCTCTTTGGCGGGGATTTTGTCGAATCCGCTGCTGACTTTGGCGAATAACTCGATTACCCAAACGGATCTGTTCCAAGGGGTTAATATTCCTACTCTAGAGGTGGTGGCTCAGGTTTCTTCGCCTCCCGATGAACTTTCAGAATAA
- a CDS encoding N-acetylmuramoyl-L-alanine amidase, whose product MTLRWLTLSLLGLVLWASPAEAGRLTSWQFDNRANQLRFTTDDGVQPTAKLIANPARLIIDLPGTILSRPTVTQRVGGTIREVRIGQFNASTTRLVIELAPGYTLDPERVEFRGTSDRQWQVTLPPPERIDLNQSPVTGLDNFQVTQNGFFVRLAELAQPQATVRRSGDRKEIAVSIRGNRIPDNLQDQTILINRYGVDTIRFEPDVIRLTVAADGPDWRAAVSRAGIAIVPSGGQVLNGDRTTVPLPSDEQVVQIPVPPPERITPPQPTANPGDFRVPNSRILTTIDPGHGGRDPGAIGIGGLQEKDVVLPISLEVARILSEAGVSVLMTRSDDRFISLQERAVMANRARSTLFVSIHANAISMSRPDVNGVETYFFSSRSRNFANTVHQSILNQIRIGNRGVKQARFYVLRNTAMPSILVEVGFVTGAQDAPRLADPAFRDQMARAIADGILRYVSDNY is encoded by the coding sequence GTGACATTACGCTGGTTGACACTTTCGCTCTTGGGCCTTGTCCTTTGGGCATCCCCTGCCGAAGCCGGTCGGCTGACCTCCTGGCAATTTGATAATCGTGCCAATCAATTGCGGTTTACCACTGATGACGGGGTACAACCCACTGCCAAACTGATTGCCAACCCGGCCCGGTTGATTATTGATTTACCTGGTACGATCCTCAGCCGCCCCACCGTGACTCAACGAGTCGGGGGCACGATTCGCGAGGTGCGGATTGGTCAATTTAACGCCAGTACCACCCGCCTGGTGATTGAACTCGCCCCCGGCTACACCCTCGATCCGGAACGGGTGGAATTTCGCGGCACATCGGATCGGCAGTGGCAAGTGACGTTACCGCCACCGGAGCGGATTGATCTCAACCAAAGTCCAGTGACAGGGTTGGATAATTTTCAAGTGACTCAAAATGGCTTTTTTGTGCGGTTGGCGGAGCTAGCCCAACCCCAAGCGACGGTGCGCCGCAGTGGCGATCGCAAGGAAATCGCGGTGTCAATTCGCGGTAATCGCATCCCCGACAATCTCCAAGACCAAACTATTTTGATCAACCGCTACGGCGTGGATACGATCCGGTTTGAACCCGACGTGATCCGCCTCACCGTTGCTGCCGATGGCCCCGATTGGCGGGCGGCGGTGAGTCGGGCGGGGATTGCGATCGTCCCCAGTGGGGGCCAGGTGCTCAACGGCGATCGCACCACCGTCCCCCTGCCCAGCGATGAACAGGTCGTCCAAATTCCCGTCCCGCCCCCAGAGCGGATTACACCCCCGCAACCCACCGCTAATCCCGGTGATTTTCGCGTCCCCAACTCCCGCATCCTCACCACCATCGACCCCGGCCACGGCGGCCGCGATCCCGGTGCGATCGGGATTGGGGGTCTTCAGGAAAAAGATGTGGTCTTGCCGATTTCCTTGGAAGTGGCGCGAATTCTCTCGGAAGCGGGAGTGAGTGTGTTGATGACGCGATCCGATGATCGATTTATCAGTTTGCAAGAACGGGCGGTGATGGCCAATCGGGCCCGCTCCACCCTGTTCGTCAGCATCCACGCCAACGCAATCAGCATGAGCCGCCCCGATGTGAATGGCGTTGAAACCTATTTCTTCAGTAGCCGCAGCCGTAACTTTGCCAACACGGTGCATCAATCGATCCTGAACCAAATCCGGATCGGGAATCGAGGCGTGAAACAGGCGCGGTTCTATGTGTTGCGCAATACTGCAATGCCATCGATTTTAGTCGAAGTGGGGTTTGTGACCGGGGCCCAGGATGCGCCGCGTTTGGCTGATCCGGCATTTCGGGATCAGATGGCGCGGGCGATCGCTGACGGCATCCTCCGCTACGTCAGCGATAACTATTGA
- a CDS encoding ABC transporter ATP-binding protein, whose amino-acid sequence MAEVVLDKIYKQFPSQSGAKNQAVNVLRGIDLQIRDGEFMVLVGPSGCGKSTLLRILAGLETQTAGSITVGDRTIHTLPPKDRDIAMVFQSYALYPHLTVFDNIAFGLRRSITHPNTKAALNHWGREWLGAATRSLPAALRYQSDQERQVAARVQAVAQQLQIEELLTRLPKQLSGGQKQRVALGRAIARNPQVFLMDEPLSNLDAKLRNETRAQIVQLQRSLGITTIYVTHDQTEAMTMGDRIAVMNGGELQQIAPPLELYNNPANRFVAEFIGSPPMNFLPVQISAPSTLVLGQFRYTLPPEWGDRLASYGGHTLLLGIRPEHLHLSPAATKNIAVKVELVEALGNDTYLTAHLMEFPQAPIRIRIPPDHPVQLGDVLWFAIAPDKIHFFDPKTHQRLC is encoded by the coding sequence GTGGCAGAGGTTGTTCTTGACAAGATTTATAAGCAGTTTCCGAGCCAATCGGGAGCAAAAAATCAGGCTGTCAATGTGCTGCGGGGGATTGATTTGCAGATTCGGGATGGTGAGTTCATGGTCTTGGTGGGGCCGTCGGGCTGTGGCAAGAGCACGTTATTACGGATCTTGGCGGGGTTAGAAACTCAGACGGCGGGTAGTATCACGGTGGGCGATCGCACCATTCACACCCTCCCCCCTAAAGACCGAGATATCGCCATGGTGTTCCAAAGCTACGCCCTCTATCCCCATCTGACGGTGTTTGATAACATCGCCTTTGGCCTGCGGCGCAGCATCACCCACCCCAACACCAAAGCCGCATTGAACCATTGGGGGCGAGAGTGGCTAGGGGCGGCCACGCGGTCATTGCCGGCGGCGCTGCGCTATCAATCGGACCAGGAGCGACAGGTGGCCGCCCGCGTGCAGGCGGTGGCGCAACAGTTGCAGATTGAAGAATTATTAACCCGGCTGCCGAAACAGCTTTCGGGGGGACAAAAGCAGCGGGTGGCCTTGGGGCGAGCGATCGCCCGTAATCCTCAAGTGTTTTTGATGGATGAACCCCTGTCGAATTTAGACGCAAAACTCCGCAACGAAACCCGCGCCCAAATCGTCCAACTCCAGCGCAGCCTCGGCATCACGACGATCTACGTCACCCACGACCAAACCGAAGCGATGACCATGGGCGATCGCATCGCCGTCATGAACGGCGGCGAACTGCAACAGATCGCGCCCCCCCTCGAACTCTACAACAACCCCGCAAATCGCTTTGTGGCGGAGTTTATCGGGTCGCCGCCGATGAATTTTCTCCCGGTGCAAATCAGTGCGCCGAGTACCCTAGTTTTAGGACAATTCCGCTATACCTTGCCCCCCGAATGGGGCGATCGCCTCGCATCCTACGGCGGCCACACCCTGCTCCTCGGCATTCGCCCCGAACACCTCCACCTCAGCCCCGCCGCCACCAAAAACATCGCTGTCAAAGTCGAACTCGTCGAAGCCCTCGGCAATGACACCTACCTAACAGCGCACCTGATGGAATTTCCCCAAGCCCCGATCCGGATTCGCATCCCCCCCGATCATCCGGTGCAATTGGGAGACGTGCTCTGGTTTGCGATCGCCCCCGATAAAATTCACTTCTTCGACCCCAAAACCCACCAGCGTCTCTGCTAA
- a CDS encoding glycogen debranching protein produces the protein MTIWINEQLDPSGMVHACIACCDQKAAEDCHASFVDNLTDSQKAAGWTAQLRTVESWDDVPVNSLKLG, from the coding sequence ATGACGATTTGGATTAATGAACAACTCGACCCGTCGGGCATGGTCCATGCCTGCATTGCCTGCTGCGATCAAAAAGCCGCTGAAGATTGCCATGCTTCGTTCGTGGACAACTTGACGGACAGCCAGAAAGCGGCGGGATGGACGGCCCAACTGCGGACGGTGGAATCGTGGGATGATGTGCCAGTCAATTCCCTAAAACTGGGTTAG